The Lolium perenne isolate Kyuss_39 chromosome 6, Kyuss_2.0, whole genome shotgun sequence genome segment CACCGGTTGCCGTTTCCCCTGGCCGCCGCTGTCGCACCACAGCCCGCCATCGCTGACGAGAAGACACACATGACGTTCTTCCTCCAGCTCCGGCCTTCCTCCCGCCCTTCTCCTCTCCCGCTAGCTGAGGCAAAGCAGTGGTCGCCGGGAAGATGCAAGAACTCACGTCGGCGCCCTCCGCCTCCTACCGCGTCGCCTAGCAAGCTCGGCCGCCGCCCCACGGCCCGCCACCGCCGGCCAGATAGCTCCCAAGACGGTGTGGTGCAGagaggacccgattgcttttttatTGTTTTGGTTAGGGGCCTTTCTGCAAAAGTGTGGATCTGTGTGTTATTTCTAGTTTTTGGGCCAATCTCACACCATACGGGCTAACAAATAAAGTATCAGTCTAGCTTTTCTCACCACACCCGGGCTAACAAACACATCACAAAATCTAAGGCTAGCTTGTATGAGTTGAGATATCTCAAGTGGAAGAGTGAATTCAAAGTGACCAagtctaccaaacacaccctttcgGACCATGCATAACTATTCTTATATCTTTTGACCCAAGTTAAACCTTTTCAAATTTGACtagatttatttatagaaaaaaaGTAGCAACCTATATGATACTAACCCCGTTCTAAAATATAAATTAAAATTCTTATGTTTAGTGTCATTAATATCTTTTTTACTCCCTCTGTCACGGTTGATAAAGCTTACGCATATTCCTAGATCATCATTTTGACCAACATAATATAAATTATTCAACATAAaacttatatcattagaaagtagaatATCTAAACTTTCTAATAATATATATTTTATACTATGTTGGTTAAATTTACGATGATACAGACATATCTTATAAACAGGGGCGGAGGaactataaaatttgtcaaattttatAAGTTTGACATGTGCATCTTGTGCAACTCTGAAAGCACGCGTGGTGATTTGCGACGGACCAGATCTCCTTCCACCGGTCTTCCTTTCCGGTCTCCTCCCACGCACACGCACGCTGGCGCAGGTCGACCTTCCTCAATCAATTCTCAAATCTCAATCTCAAATGCTGCTCCCTCACGAGATCTGAGCCAACCTCCCTCCAACCAACCCCGCGCGAGCGATGAtggccgcgccgcccgcctcccCGTCGGCGCGATCGCGCGGCAATGCCGGCGCCGGCGGAGGCGGCAACACTACGTCGACGATGCTCCCGGGCCCCGCGAGCCGCAGCAACGGCGGCTGCATCGACCTCAGCACCTCGGGCCTGCTCGCGCACGGCGCCGGCAgcagcgtcgtcgtctccgacccgCGCTCCATGCAGCTCCTCTGCGTCCTCCCCAtgccctcctccgccgcctcctcgcTCGCCTCCTTCGTCACCGCCGTCCGCTGGGCGCCCGCGGGCTCCCTCGCCGCCGGCCTCGCCGACGACGCCGACGACCACCGCCCGCTCCGCCTCGCCGCCGGCGACCGCCACGGCCGCATCGCCGTCTGGGACGCGCGCGCGCGCGCcgtgctgcacctgctcagcctcGACGAGTCCCGCAGCGTGGCCCCGGGCACCAGCGGCGGCGTCCAGGACCTCTGCTGGATCCACCACGCCTCCGGCTGGCTCCTCGCCTCCATCCACGGGCCCTCCCTGCTCTGCATCTGGGAGACCGGCGCCAACCCGCGCGTGCTCTGGATGTTCGACGCCTCGCCCGAGTACCTCTCCTGCATCCGCCGCGACCCCTTCGACGACCGCCACCTCTGCGCGCTCGGCCTCCGGGGCTTCCTCCTCTCCGCCGTCCCGCGCTACGACTCCGACATCTCCTTGAAGGAGCACCGGATTGTGTGCGGCGCGGGGGACGTGGCGGAGCTGCAGAGGCTGGAGAAGGAGATGGCGGCGCCAGCGCCGGCACCGGCGCTCGCGGCGTTCCCGCTCTTTTCAGCTAGGCTCTGCTTCTCGCCGCAGTGGAGACACATCCTCTATGCCACCTACCCGCGGGAGCTCGTCGTCTTTGATCTCAACTACAGCACTGCGCTCTCTGTTGCGTCATTGCCCAGGGGGTTTGGCAAGTTCTCCGATGTTATGGCTGATCCAGATCTCGACCTGCTCTATTGCACCCACGCTGATGGCAAGCTCAGCATCTGGAAGCGCAAGGAGTGAGTTTCCACATCATATTTTACAatcataataattgaagaaaaatACCTAACTGAGCCAAAACTCTGAAACCTAAGTTCACTAGACAAAATGTGATAGCGGGCATTTTTTTAATACTACATGGTTGAGTACAGCTGTAGAAAACTGCAACCAGTAGCCTAGTTATCcaacaaagaaagaaaaacagttaGAAATGTGGCAATAAGATACTATGTAAAGTTACAAGTTACAACCCACACCTTTTTGTAAATGTCACTGTGCCAACATTTTGTTGTATGCCTCCTTGTTGCAACCTATTCTTAGTTTGTTGCCATACATGCCTATCAATTTCATACATCAATATAGTATGTAAGTTCAGTAATGAATGGCAAACAAGCAGTGCTGTATTGCAATATATTAAGTATGTTCTCGTTTCATTTTTGATTGTAGGGGTGAACAAGTGCATCTGTTGCAAGCAGTGGAAGAGCTCATGCCTTCAATTGGTACCGTTGTTCCTCCCCCAGCTGTTCTTGCTACTACAGTCTGGCAGTCAGAGTCTATCTTCCGCAACATTGACAAACTATCTCAGGATTTGGCACAAACGCAATCTTCACACTCTGTCATCTCTGATACAAATTCGGACAAGAACGTGTATCAAGGGGCCATGTCATATATAACCTCAATATCTGAAGATGGCAAGATCTGGTCATGGCATTTGACTTTTGATGACAAGTCAGCAGATTCCAAGAAAATTAATCTAGGTGCGAATCAGTATAGTCAATACAGTCGAAATCCTATAGCTGCCCCGACTGTTAAATCAACTGATGATTCTGTTTCTGTCACTAATGTCGGGAAGGAACCAGGTACATCGAACCATAGTGATGCTGGAATTTCCAAACCGCGCTCCAAGGGACTTGATTTTACAGTAAAGGTTGTGGTATAAACCTCCCTGTCTCATTGACCATTGTCAGTATAATGTGAATTCCTTGAGCTGCTATACATAACTTGAACTTTCTAAATCTCCAGGATTAGGTTGTACCTGTTCAGTCATCTAAATTTTGGTCCATATCCCTTAAATATGGTTCACTATTTATTCATTTTCGTGCTTTCTCATGTTTATTTTACTATGCAGATTAATTTGATGGGCCAGCTTCATCTTTTGTCATCTACCGTGACTACTCTAGCTGTGCCATCCCCTTCTTTACTTGCCACAGTAGCCCGTATGTCCCTGATGGTCATTATACTACTAGCTATTTTGTCTTAGATTATATTCAGGTTTTAAATTTTCACACTTCTATATAACATCAGAAAATATCTTTATCTGAAGGTGGTGGAAACAATCCGGCTCCAGCAGTACCACTTGTTGGTCTAGGAACTCAGAGTGGGACTATTGAAGTTGTTGACGTATTAGCTAATGCAGTTTCTGTCAGCTTTGCTGTTCATAGCAGCACAGTCAGAGGATTAAGATGGCTTGGAAACTCTCGTATTGTTTCGTTCTCATATAATCAGGTGCTCCATATTCTTCTGATCTATATATGTCTAGTGTATTGAGAATTTGTGAATGGTAATTAAGTGCTTATCTACTTTGCCAGTCAGGTTCTTACCAACAGTAATGATAGTTAATTTCCTCACTGGTTTGACTGGTACAGGTTAGTGATAAAACTGGGGGATACAATAATAAGCTTGTTATTACATGCCTGAGAAGTGGGCTGAATCGCCCATTCCGTGTTCTTCAAAAGCCTGAACGTGCACCTATAAGAGCATTGAGGGCTTCTTCATCTGGAAGGTTGATTTCGTCTTTTGACCTATGTCAACCTCTACTTATTCCCTTACAATTCAATACAGATAATCTTGACATGTTCATTGTCACAATATTTTCCATGACTCCTCGACCTCAATATATGATTTCTCAAACATGATATTTTTTCCCAGGTACCTTCTGATTCTTTTTCGTGATGCCCCCGTTGAAGTGTGGGCTATGACGAAGAACCCCATGATGGTACTTATCCTTCTGCCCTCATTTACTGATTTATGCAATCTGTAAATCAATTGTTTGTTCTCATCTAGTACTTAAAAGTTAACTTAGTTCACCATTAATCCTTGTGCGGTGTAATGTTGACTTTCATATTTCGAATATTGCACAAATGAATTTAGGCACATCTTTTTAAGTAACTCGGTGTCGCACTGTGCATGAAAATTACCTATATATTTTTTATGAACAAACTCTGCTAGACAGGATGATGTTTATCGGAGTGAAATAGCATCCATTCTAGGTTGTCCTACTGCTGAGCTATTATGCTTCTGGTAGGTATATTAACTACGCCCTCCGATCCATAATGTGTGTCGTGGTTTTAGTTCAATTTtagtcaaatttgaactaaaaccacgaCACTTATTATGGGTTGGGGGGAGTATTGTTTTTCGTACTCTTAGCACTCAATTACAAAAAGGGACACAGTTGGTGTGGGGGCATTGGGTAATTTTGACAAACCAAAATTCATGTCAGAAGTCAAGGCTGCAGGCATTTGTACTTTTCTTCAATTGAATCATTTGTCTTTGGTAGCTCTGAAGGGAGCCTGCTCTTGTATTGGGGATTGCTGTTTACTTTGTATAGTCATCTGAATAAAGATCCAATTACCAAAGCAGTGTCTTTGACAAAAttgtgggaggactgtcggaaaaTAATTTGGAACAATGTATCAGGAAAATTATCGTAAAAATTGTATCCATGTTGCTAAACAAATTAAAATCTTGTACTAAATGCTAAGGAAAAAACTATTTTGAGTAACAGATCCTGAAACTAAGCATAGAATTACAATGTAGGCTTAGTAAGTAGAAACCAGTTTGTGCTAAATTTGCACTTCAAGATCAAAATTTCCGTAGGTTATGTTGGATAAATATTCCATTCAGTTACTGTCTAATTTAAAGAGCATTCCAATGATTGTTAATATTCCTGAATTGACCCCGCGCCTTATGCTCTATCATGTATGAGTCAGTTCTTTCATGTCATAGAAGTTCTGGAAGCATGATATTTGTAATTTTTTTTCGCTGTTTGTAGCTTAGATCATTGGCTCTTCCTTTTACGGTGTTAGAATGGACACTGCCAGCTGCGCCTCGACCGAGTCAGAATGCAGCATCGAAGCAATCGTCTACCTCCAAGGAACGGTCAGGAGGTGCACTTTTAACTCACTAGCAAAGTCATATTCTATGAAATCTCAATAGGTTGCATACTTGATTCAAACACTATCAATTTGAGTTTTATACTCTTCTCTGGCTACATTTTGCCAAATCAACTGTAAGATAATACGATGATAGGATTTATTCTTATCTGCAGAGGTTACTGCCACCGAGAGTTCCGATGAAACCGCTGAAAGTTTTGCTTTTGCATTAGTCAATGGTGCCCTTGGTGTGTTTGAAGTGCATGGACGGAGAATACGAGATTTCAGGTACTTGAATTACTGCCTTTATATCTTTCAGCATGAAAGAGTCTCACATCCACCTTTGATCAGATCATTAGAGTAGATATATTGTAAAAATCTATGTTCCTTATTTGTTTTCTCTAGTCCTGCACTCAATATCGCTAGAGCATCACAATATTTGATAAGCCAGTAAAACAAATATGTTATCCTTCAATTCTTTTTGTGACCTCTACTATTTAACCCGAGTTATTTTCTTGGCAATTGTCTGATCCATTGCACTTCCTACTTTTTCATGTATCGGGAGCAGAAGACAACACTCTTTTTTGTAGTGTATTGGTTACAAATGATAATATGTCGCACAGTTCCCACCTCTAGTTTGTATCTTGTAGTAATAAGCATGCCATGATATTCGATTAATCTGTCAATAATTGAAGCTAATGATTGTTGTATCAGGTTTATTTACCAGAATTGACATCTTATGAATTTTAACTGGCCTAGAATGAGTTCAAAGTAAACCTTTGCCTTTCCTCCCATTAATGGCACATATATTTGTTCATGTAGTTGGTTCTTGTATGGGAGCTGCTATTTATTTAATGTTTAACTATTATTATCACCATTTTGCAAGGCCATCATATGTAAGATCCTTACTAAGTGCGGGGTTTCATTTTTCAGGCCAAAATGGCCCTCGTCATCATTTGCGTCTTCAGATGGCCTGGTTACTGCTATGGCTTATCGCCTTCCCCATGTTGTATGTACATTGTGGCTTATCGCCTTCCTAATGCCTCACAGATAGTTTCTTATCTGTGAGGCAAATTATCCTGGGATATCATGACCTAAAGCTACCATTTTTTTAAAATGTTAGGTTATGGGGGATAGATCAGGCAACATTCGATGGTGGGATGTTACAACAGGCCTTTCTTCTTCTTTTAGCACTCACAGGGAAGGCATTAGGAGGATAAAGTTTTCTCCTGTTGTTCATGGTGATCGAAGTAGAGGACGCATTGCTGTGCTCTTCTACGATAATACATTCTCTATATTTGACCTGGTAAGTACAAACAAGCATTTGCTAACCGCCTAACATATCATTGTCTAGTTCAAGACTTGTTACCTGCAGCATATGA includes the following:
- the LOC127308460 gene encoding uncharacterized protein isoform X1 translates to MMAAPPASPSARSRGNAGAGGGGNTTSTMLPGPASRSNGGCIDLSTSGLLAHGAGSSVVVSDPRSMQLLCVLPMPSSAASSLASFVTAVRWAPAGSLAAGLADDADDHRPLRLAAGDRHGRIAVWDARARAVLHLLSLDESRSVAPGTSGGVQDLCWIHHASGWLLASIHGPSLLCIWETGANPRVLWMFDASPEYLSCIRRDPFDDRHLCALGLRGFLLSAVPRYDSDISLKEHRIVCGAGDVAELQRLEKEMAAPAPAPALAAFPLFSARLCFSPQWRHILYATYPRELVVFDLNYSTALSVASLPRGFGKFSDVMADPDLDLLYCTHADGKLSIWKRKEGEQVHLLQAVEELMPSIGTVVPPPAVLATTVWQSESIFRNIDKLSQDLAQTQSSHSVISDTNSDKNVYQGAMSYITSISEDGKIWSWHLTFDDKSADSKKINLGTSNHSDAGISKPRSKGLDFTVKVVINLMGQLHLLSSTVTTLAVPSPSLLATVARGGNNPAPAVPLVGLGTQSGTIEVVDVLANAVSVSFAVHSSTVRGLRWLGNSRIVSFSYNQVSDKTGGYNNKLVITCLRSGLNRPFRVLQKPERAPIRALRASSSGRYLLILFRDAPVEVWAMTKNPMMLRSLALPFTVLEWTLPAAPRPSQNAASKQSSTSKERSGEVTATESSDETAESFAFALVNGALGVFEVHGRRIRDFRPKWPSSSFASSDGLVTAMAYRLPHVVMGDRSGNIRWWDVTTGLSSSFSTHREGIRRIKFSPVVHGDRSRGRIAVLFYDNTFSIFDLDSADPLANAILHPQSPGTLVLELDWLSTRTRKDEPLVLCIAGADSSFRLIEVNMDTKINSGSKPLITKERFRPMPLCLPILFPTSHALALRMILQLGVKPSWFECNNTDKVGSNSFKAAPATFGDLRTCMIETALPPIGDSVVPELLLKVLEPYRKEGCILDDGRARLYSAIVNKGTYARFAFAAAIFGDAQESLFWLQLPKALHHFLDKSRSKSTEKGLESSVHTGSEQTSTLNRIASRERSTAGNVAKDTENYGQLCTMAFKQDQLWFNANERIPWHDKLDGEDALQKRIHELVSLGNLEAAVSLLLSTPPEGSNFYPNALRAVVLSSAVSQSLHELAVKVVAANMVRTDKSLSGTHLLCAVGKYQEACSQLQDAGCWTDAATLAATHLHGSDYARVLQRWAGYVLRGEHNMWRALILYVAAGALPEALETLRKNQRPDTAALFLLACHEIYSQITAESEPADETSGSAPERTQKLRFPSKNVNKEDLIAVSEVFGQYQQKLVHLCMDMEPTVN
- the LOC127308460 gene encoding uncharacterized protein isoform X2, producing the protein MMAAPPASPSARSRGNAGAGGGGNTTSTMLPGPASRSNGGCIDLSTSGLLAHGAGSSVVVSDPRSMQLLCVLPMPSSAASSLASFVTAVRWAPAGSLAAGLADDADDHRPLRLAAGDRHGRIAVWDARARAVLHLLSLDESRSVAPGTSGGVQDLCWIHHASGWLLASIHGPSLLCIWETGANPRVLWMFDASPEYLSCIRRDPFDDRHLCALGLRGFLLSAVPRYDSDISLKEHRIVCGAGDVAELQRLEKEMAAPAPAPALAAFPLFSARLCFSPQWRHILYATYPRELVVFDLNYSTALSVASLPRGFGKFSDVMADPDLDLLYCTHADGKLSIWKRKEGEQVHLLQAVEELMPSIGTVVPPPAVLATTVWQSESIFRNIDKLSQDLAQTQSSHSVISDTNSDKNVYQGAMSYITSISEDGKIWSWHLTFDDKSADSKKINLGTSNHSDAGISKPRSKGLDFTVKINLMGQLHLLSSTVTTLAVPSPSLLATVARGGNNPAPAVPLVGLGTQSGTIEVVDVLANAVSVSFAVHSSTVRGLRWLGNSRIVSFSYNQVSDKTGGYNNKLVITCLRSGLNRPFRVLQKPERAPIRALRASSSGRYLLILFRDAPVEVWAMTKNPMMLRSLALPFTVLEWTLPAAPRPSQNAASKQSSTSKERSGEVTATESSDETAESFAFALVNGALGVFEVHGRRIRDFRPKWPSSSFASSDGLVTAMAYRLPHVVMGDRSGNIRWWDVTTGLSSSFSTHREGIRRIKFSPVVHGDRSRGRIAVLFYDNTFSIFDLDSADPLANAILHPQSPGTLVLELDWLSTRTRKDEPLVLCIAGADSSFRLIEVNMDTKINSGSKPLITKERFRPMPLCLPILFPTSHALALRMILQLGVKPSWFECNNTDKVGSNSFKAAPATFGDLRTCMIETALPPIGDSVVPELLLKVLEPYRKEGCILDDGRARLYSAIVNKGTYARFAFAAAIFGDAQESLFWLQLPKALHHFLDKSRSKSTEKGLESSVHTGSEQTSTLNRIASRERSTAGNVAKDTENYGQLCTMAFKQDQLWFNANERIPWHDKLDGEDALQKRIHELVSLGNLEAAVSLLLSTPPEGSNFYPNALRAVVLSSAVSQSLHELAVKVVAANMVRTDKSLSGTHLLCAVGKYQEACSQLQDAGCWTDAATLAATHLHGSDYARVLQRWAGYVLRGEHNMWRALILYVAAGALPEALETLRKNQRPDTAALFLLACHEIYSQITAESEPADETSGSAPERTQKLRFPSKNVNKEDLIAVSEVFGQYQQKLVHLCMDMEPTVN